Proteins from one Pontibacter korlensis genomic window:
- a CDS encoding PaaI family thioesterase — translation MIKTYNPEFEADIREKLERQEFMKLMGFNVTKIEEGRVEGELTLEQKHRQHKGFAHGGVIATLADIVAGFAAVSLVPKNHHVVTAEIKVSYFHPGLGDKLIAKGYVVKQGRKLNFCEAEVYAVKGQEQPLLIAKASTTMATITPEDIARVKKSEG, via the coding sequence ATGATTAAGACGTATAATCCAGAATTTGAAGCTGACATACGTGAGAAGCTAGAGCGGCAGGAATTTATGAAGCTCATGGGCTTTAACGTAACAAAGATAGAAGAAGGTAGGGTAGAAGGCGAATTAACACTGGAGCAAAAGCATCGGCAGCATAAAGGCTTTGCCCATGGCGGCGTAATTGCTACACTGGCAGACATTGTTGCAGGTTTTGCAGCTGTAAGCCTCGTGCCAAAGAATCACCATGTGGTAACTGCCGAAATCAAAGTTTCATACTTCCACCCAGGCCTGGGTGACAAATTGATAGCAAAAGGATACGTTGTGAAGCAAGGACGAAAGCTAAACTTTTGTGAAGCAGAGGTATACGCGGTTAAAGGCCAGGAGCAACCCTTACTGATAGCCAAGGCAAGTACAACTATGGCTACTATCACCCCTGAAGATATTGCGAGAGTTAAGAAGTCAGAAGGATAA
- a CDS encoding NUDIX domain-containing protein encodes MPDLNPNAAAYADKLRIRVCGICIKDDKLVVVRHGKTIDNYAFWAPPGGGLQYGESMQDCLKREFLEETGLQVEVGRFLYVNEFLHPPLHAVEFFFEVQTLEGELATGYDPEAQAEGQLIEHVQWMSVKELQNIPRQDKHRVLQLLLSLDDLLGLPHNFMP; translated from the coding sequence ATGCCAGATTTAAACCCTAATGCTGCCGCCTATGCTGATAAACTCAGAATACGCGTATGCGGTATCTGCATTAAAGATGATAAATTAGTAGTAGTACGACACGGAAAAACCATTGATAACTATGCGTTTTGGGCACCACCGGGAGGTGGACTACAGTACGGCGAAAGTATGCAGGACTGCCTGAAACGTGAATTTTTAGAGGAAACAGGACTGCAGGTAGAAGTTGGCCGGTTTCTTTATGTGAACGAATTTCTGCACCCGCCGCTACACGCTGTTGAATTTTTCTTCGAGGTGCAGACTCTTGAAGGCGAGCTGGCAACTGGCTATGACCCAGAGGCACAAGCAGAAGGCCAGCTAATTGAACATGTGCAGTGGATGAGTGTAAAAGAACTACAAAACATACCCAGACAGGACAAACACAGGGTACTGCAGCTCTTGCTTTCGTTAGACGACTTACTGGGATTGCCTCATAATTTTATGCCATAG
- a CDS encoding OmpA family protein has product MKYKPLLTAFLLMLGTASMAQTSKLSTTSAKAERLYEKADAYVRARDFDRALQSLNEAIEKDPKFAEAYIRAASLYKILGNKAAAFENLEKGLPLLPFSKGQSNNYYEFAELYFDRGNYQAAKEWYETFLKTGSTNAKQVEWARRQIKTAAFAQEAMEQPVQFNPEQLPGTLNRFGLQYFPYTTADQRYFIYTARQSGRPDHDENIYVSERKGEEWQAPVSISDNINSPANEGAATISGDGKTLVFTSCNRPDTQGDCDLYISFRTGSEWSKPQNMGKAVNSKAWDSQPSLSADGRTLYFTSTRGGGVGKEDIWVTHRNDDGSWQKPVNLGREVNSTGRDMAPSIHMSGSTLYFVSDGHIGLGGLDIFKTNLKENGKWTEPQNLGYPLNTHADEGSLFITPDSEIGYYSRQVNTDAGVPGIQLYRFDVPTEWRSRVNSTYAQGRVFDADSKKPISAQVQLYDVEADSLVQQVGSDKVSGEYTVVLTQGKQYALYVSAPNYLMNSRSFDYTSSKALSPIALDVYLEPIKSGAAMVLSNLFFDTGKYALEKKSKTELDKLVTFLQQNPKVKIEISGHTDNVGSDQANQVLSERRAKSVVDYLASHGISKERFRHKGYGETRPVKPNKSEEDRQMNRRIEMRIL; this is encoded by the coding sequence ATGAAGTATAAACCGCTGCTAACCGCTTTCCTGCTGATGCTGGGAACAGCCTCCATGGCGCAAACATCAAAACTCAGCACCACCTCAGCTAAGGCAGAGCGTTTATACGAAAAAGCAGATGCCTATGTGCGGGCAAGAGATTTTGATAGAGCACTGCAGAGCCTGAACGAAGCTATTGAAAAGGATCCGAAGTTTGCAGAGGCATACATCCGCGCGGCCAGCTTATATAAGATTTTGGGCAACAAAGCAGCTGCATTTGAAAACCTGGAAAAAGGCCTGCCCTTGCTTCCATTTTCTAAGGGGCAGTCAAACAATTACTATGAGTTCGCTGAATTATATTTCGACAGAGGGAATTATCAGGCAGCGAAGGAATGGTATGAAACATTCCTGAAAACAGGCTCTACTAATGCAAAGCAAGTAGAGTGGGCGCGACGTCAGATTAAGACAGCCGCCTTTGCGCAGGAGGCAATGGAGCAGCCTGTACAGTTTAACCCGGAGCAGTTGCCAGGTACGCTGAACAGGTTTGGTCTTCAGTATTTCCCTTACACAACCGCCGATCAGCGTTATTTTATCTATACCGCCAGGCAAAGTGGACGCCCTGACCATGATGAGAATATTTATGTAAGCGAGAGGAAGGGAGAGGAGTGGCAGGCACCCGTTTCTATCTCTGATAATATTAACTCACCAGCTAACGAGGGTGCTGCTACAATTTCTGGCGATGGTAAAACACTGGTTTTTACTTCCTGCAACCGTCCTGATACCCAGGGTGACTGCGATCTCTATATTTCATTTAGAACAGGCAGTGAGTGGAGCAAGCCTCAGAATATGGGTAAGGCTGTAAATTCCAAAGCCTGGGATTCCCAGCCAAGTTTGTCTGCCGACGGAAGAACGTTATACTTTACCTCCACGCGCGGTGGCGGTGTAGGAAAAGAGGACATCTGGGTAACGCACCGCAACGATGATGGGTCTTGGCAGAAGCCGGTAAACCTTGGGAGAGAAGTTAACTCTACCGGGCGTGATATGGCTCCATCCATTCACATGAGTGGCTCAACTTTATACTTTGTAAGTGATGGCCACATTGGGCTGGGTGGGCTAGACATCTTTAAAACAAACCTAAAGGAGAACGGGAAGTGGACTGAACCACAAAATTTAGGCTATCCGTTGAATACCCATGCTGACGAGGGGTCCCTCTTCATTACTCCGGATAGTGAAATTGGTTATTACTCCAGGCAAGTAAACACAGATGCCGGTGTGCCAGGTATTCAGCTGTACCGCTTTGATGTGCCGACAGAATGGCGCAGCCGTGTTAACAGTACCTATGCCCAAGGCCGCGTATTTGATGCTGATTCAAAGAAACCTATTTCCGCACAAGTACAACTGTATGATGTAGAGGCAGATTCTCTGGTGCAGCAAGTTGGCTCAGATAAGGTTTCAGGCGAATATACTGTAGTACTAACGCAGGGTAAGCAGTATGCCTTATATGTGTCGGCTCCTAACTACCTGATGAATAGCCGAAGCTTCGATTATACTTCTTCCAAAGCTTTATCTCCTATAGCTTTGGATGTTTACCTGGAACCTATCAAATCAGGAGCTGCCATGGTGCTTAGTAATCTCTTTTTCGATACAGGTAAATATGCGCTTGAGAAAAAGTCTAAGACGGAGTTAGACAAGCTGGTTACCTTTTTGCAGCAAAACCCTAAAGTGAAGATTGAAATCTCTGGCCACACGGATAATGTTGGCTCCGATCAGGCTAACCAGGTCCTGTCAGAGCGTCGTGCCAAGTCTGTTGTAGACTACTTAGCCAGCCACGGTATCAGCAAAGAGCGCTTCCGACACAAAGGTTACGGCGAGACAAGGCCTGTAAAACCGAATAAATCCGAGGAAGATCGGCAGATGAATCGGCGGATAGAGATGAGAATACTATAA
- a CDS encoding DUF423 domain-containing protein, which translates to MTQKTILLIASAFGALTVAIGAFGAHALAPMLQATNRVDTFETAVKYQMYHTLALLAVGLLLFQVQQPALQVAAWCFFLGVLVFSGSLYVLCATGITWLGAITPIGGTLLIVGWGALFYAILKAL; encoded by the coding sequence GTGACGCAGAAAACTATACTACTTATTGCCAGTGCCTTTGGTGCACTGACTGTTGCTATTGGTGCTTTTGGTGCTCATGCGCTTGCGCCTATGCTGCAAGCCACCAACCGCGTTGACACCTTCGAGACTGCCGTAAAATACCAGATGTACCATACTTTGGCGCTCCTGGCGGTAGGTTTGTTGTTATTTCAGGTACAACAGCCAGCGCTACAGGTAGCTGCTTGGTGCTTCTTTCTTGGAGTGCTGGTATTCTCTGGTTCTCTTTATGTACTATGCGCTACAGGCATTACCTGGCTGGGAGCCATCACGCCTATTGGAGGAACACTCCTGATAGTTGGCTGGGGTGCGTTGTTTTATGCTATTTTGAAAGCACTTTAA
- a CDS encoding NUDIX hydrolase — protein MNVFINDIPLILKKATDKVYKHEYDLILKSSEHFTSKDLVGDVLIKDADPQLIDRLVRLMEVKKLKKLRSLTLVADKKKKLIEHLKDQFKIVKAAGGLVLKDGKILMIYRLGVWDLPKGKLEKKEKVQQGALREVEEECNIKVEIAEKLPKTWHSYAYKGKKILKKTSWYRMECTDDSLMKPQAEEFIEEVRWMSPEEVMEVLPKAYTSIAFIIQHYLQSLKTGKV, from the coding sequence ATGAACGTTTTTATCAACGATATTCCGCTAATCCTAAAAAAAGCTACGGACAAGGTTTATAAGCATGAGTATGACCTTATTCTTAAGTCCTCAGAACACTTTACCTCTAAAGACCTTGTAGGAGATGTGCTGATCAAAGATGCGGATCCGCAGCTGATAGACCGCCTGGTGCGGCTGATGGAAGTAAAGAAGCTAAAAAAGCTTCGGTCGCTTACGCTTGTGGCTGACAAGAAAAAGAAACTGATTGAGCACCTAAAAGATCAGTTTAAAATAGTAAAAGCTGCCGGAGGCTTGGTATTGAAAGACGGAAAGATTTTGATGATCTACCGCTTGGGCGTGTGGGACCTGCCAAAAGGAAAGCTAGAGAAGAAAGAGAAAGTACAACAAGGTGCCCTGCGAGAAGTAGAGGAGGAGTGTAATATAAAGGTTGAGATAGCAGAAAAGCTACCAAAGACCTGGCACTCTTATGCCTACAAGGGCAAAAAGATACTGAAGAAAACAAGCTGGTACCGGATGGAGTGTACCGACGACAGCTTAATGAAGCCGCAGGCGGAGGAGTTTATTGAGGAAGTACGTTGGATGAGTCCTGAAGAAGTGATGGAAGTGCTGCCAAAAGCCTATACTTCTATTGCCTTCATCATCCAACACTATCTGCAATCTCTGAAAACCGGAAAGGTATAA
- a CDS encoding DUF1573 domain-containing protein yields the protein MKKVILSFAFAALIAGGAVAQEKPKATAPQEQATNGPALTFEEKEFNFGDITQGDVVEHTFKFKNTGTQPLVIERVDVTCGCTTPAWSKEPIMPGKTGYVTAKFNSAGKLGQQKKAITVHSNAADGAKYVYIVTNIKEKTTASAAKN from the coding sequence ATGAAAAAAGTAATCCTTTCTTTTGCATTCGCAGCCCTTATTGCTGGTGGCGCTGTAGCGCAGGAAAAACCTAAGGCAACTGCCCCTCAGGAGCAAGCTACAAATGGCCCTGCCCTGACATTCGAAGAAAAAGAATTTAACTTTGGCGACATTACGCAAGGCGATGTAGTGGAGCACACTTTTAAGTTTAAGAACACAGGTACACAGCCTCTTGTAATTGAGCGTGTGGATGTCACCTGCGGTTGTACTACTCCAGCTTGGTCTAAAGAGCCAATTATGCCTGGTAAAACTGGTTATGTTACGGCTAAGTTTAACAGTGCAGGCAAATTAGGCCAGCAGAAGAAAGCGATTACAGTACACTCTAATGCCGCTGATGGCGCTAAGTACGTGTACATAGTAACGAACATCAAAGAAAAGACCACAGCTAGCGCTGCTAAGAACTAA
- the pyrE gene encoding orotate phosphoribosyltransferase, with protein sequence MDSTTTAHQVASFLLETEAVKLRPEQPFKWSSGWNSPIYCDNRVTLSFPYIRSYIKQQLAELVKQQYPDAEAIAGVATAGIAQGTLVADLLEMPFLYVRPEPKKHGMGNQIEGRLLEGQKVVMIEDLISTGGSSLKAAEAVKAAGAEVVGMAAIFTYGFALAEENFHNAGIPLHCLSNYSALVEAAAKQGYIQESAMDTLAEWRKSPNTWGV encoded by the coding sequence ATGGATTCTACGACAACAGCACATCAGGTAGCCTCATTCCTGCTCGAAACTGAGGCCGTGAAGTTAAGACCGGAGCAGCCATTTAAATGGAGCAGCGGCTGGAACTCCCCAATCTACTGTGATAACCGCGTTACGCTTTCTTTCCCGTACATACGCAGCTACATTAAACAACAGCTAGCTGAGCTTGTAAAACAGCAGTATCCCGATGCGGAAGCCATAGCTGGTGTAGCCACTGCAGGCATTGCGCAGGGTACACTGGTAGCTGATTTACTGGAAATGCCTTTTCTTTACGTTCGTCCGGAGCCTAAGAAGCATGGAATGGGTAATCAAATTGAAGGGCGCCTGCTGGAAGGCCAGAAGGTGGTAATGATCGAGGACCTGATCTCTACCGGTGGCAGTTCGCTCAAAGCTGCCGAAGCAGTTAAAGCTGCAGGAGCTGAAGTAGTAGGCATGGCCGCTATATTTACGTATGGCTTTGCCCTGGCAGAAGAAAACTTCCATAATGCTGGTATTCCGCTGCACTGCCTGAGCAACTACAGCGCATTAGTAGAGGCTGCCGCTAAACAAGGATACATTCAGGAATCTGCTATGGATACTTTGGCTGAATGGCGCAAATCTCCAAATACCTGGGGAGTATAG
- a CDS encoding outer membrane beta-barrel protein, with translation MVKNRLITAFLFLSCIATKPAKAQKAEQDVNIAYGFASSPLITNAFWHLFSDNTRLKALGPISAEYKYHVSDRIVVGVTGSFVQISTRYKTSNTLSYRSKYYTLMPQCLVFFGKKNKVEAYSGISLGVNYATAVDTDYEHIREEVIRASYHLTALGVRTTKRTGLFAEMGYGYKGLLNVGLSHRLTGSKKKAKYDVHTLPYK, from the coding sequence ATGGTTAAGAACAGACTTATAACTGCCTTTCTATTCCTATCCTGTATCGCCACCAAGCCAGCCAAAGCTCAAAAAGCAGAACAGGACGTAAACATAGCCTATGGTTTTGCCTCTTCTCCACTTATTACTAATGCATTCTGGCACTTATTTAGTGACAATACAAGGTTAAAGGCACTAGGCCCAATTTCAGCAGAATATAAATACCATGTCTCTGACAGGATTGTAGTAGGAGTCACTGGTTCCTTTGTCCAGATCAGTACGCGGTATAAAACCTCTAACACGCTGAGCTATCGCAGCAAGTACTATACACTGATGCCACAGTGTCTCGTATTTTTTGGAAAAAAGAACAAAGTAGAGGCTTATAGTGGCATATCATTAGGTGTAAATTATGCTACGGCTGTCGATACAGATTATGAACATATAAGAGAAGAGGTAATACGTGCGTCTTATCACCTTACTGCTTTGGGAGTTAGAACGACAAAGCGCACCGGTCTTTTTGCTGAAATGGGCTATGGGTATAAAGGGCTACTGAACGTGGGGCTGAGCCACAGGCTGACAGGGAGCAAAAAAAAAGCAAAGTATGACGTACATACTTTGCCTTACAAGTGA
- a CDS encoding DUF3822 family protein, with amino-acid sequence MPTIAYTGRQDTLNTINTHYRLSHKIQDEAFSPSQASQCNLYIALSQKAIRIAVANTERNKFVVLEDYELITIFSPMQIGEQLRLIAQENPLLQEQNWNLVRVSVSNQHFTLVPETLYDPAHLQDYLRLHSDINPVQDEVLYYRHNGLEAINIFAIDKGLHQALQDLFPEQPLQIVHVTSSLIRSILHQTPRTNLRSMYAFVERNYVTLLVIGPGGLEFCNIFNYVSPEDFIYYIIFIMQEQKMNPEQETLTVWGDITHDSSLFNILQKYIRQIKLGKKPSDIEYSYKFHDLFEHRYFELYSLHLCE; translated from the coding sequence ATGCCCACCATCGCTTACACAGGACGACAGGATACCTTGAACACCATCAACACACACTACAGGCTCTCACACAAGATTCAAGATGAGGCTTTCTCGCCCTCACAGGCGAGTCAGTGTAATCTTTACATAGCACTCAGCCAAAAAGCAATACGCATTGCAGTAGCCAACACAGAGCGTAACAAGTTTGTGGTGCTGGAGGATTACGAGTTGATAACAATCTTTTCTCCAATGCAGATTGGCGAGCAGCTGCGCCTGATAGCGCAGGAAAACCCACTTCTACAGGAGCAAAACTGGAACCTAGTACGTGTTTCGGTGAGTAACCAGCATTTCACCCTGGTACCGGAAACCCTTTATGACCCGGCACACCTGCAGGACTACCTGCGCCTGCATTCAGATATCAATCCTGTGCAGGATGAGGTGCTTTACTACCGTCATAATGGCCTGGAGGCAATAAATATCTTTGCCATAGATAAAGGATTGCACCAGGCACTGCAGGATTTATTTCCGGAGCAGCCGCTGCAGATAGTGCACGTCACCAGCTCCCTAATCCGGAGTATATTGCACCAGACACCGCGTACTAACCTTCGCAGCATGTATGCCTTTGTGGAGAGGAACTACGTGACCTTGCTGGTGATTGGCCCGGGAGGACTGGAGTTTTGCAATATTTTCAATTATGTAAGCCCTGAGGATTTTATATACTATATCATCTTCATTATGCAGGAGCAGAAGATGAACCCTGAGCAGGAGACTTTAACAGTTTGGGGCGACATCACGCATGATTCTTCCCTGTTCAACATCCTGCAGAAGTATATTCGCCAGATTAAGCTAGGCAAAAAACCTTCAGATATAGAGTATAGCTATAAGTTTCACGACCTGTTCGAGCACCGGTACTTTGAGCTTTACAGCCTTCATCTATGTGAATAG
- a CDS encoding bifunctional 5,10-methylenetetrahydrofolate dehydrogenase/5,10-methenyltetrahydrofolate cyclohydrolase, whose translation MTLLDGKKTSEAIQNEIAAEVAAIKAKGGKIPHLAAVLVGNDGGSVTYVTNKVATCERIGFGSSLIRYEDTVTEEELLNKIKELNEDEEVDGFIVQLPLPKHIDTEKVIEAIDPKKDVDGFHPTNVGRMVAGLPAYLPATPAGILQLLQRYEIDTKGKHCVVVGRSNIVGTPMSILMAKGGYPGNATVTLCHRNTVDLAYHTRQADIIIVAVGQPGLITADMVKEGAVVIDVGTTRVPDASRKSGFRLRGDVDFDNVAEKCSYITPVPGGVGPLTIAMLMTNTLRASKKEVYG comes from the coding sequence ATGACCCTGCTCGACGGAAAAAAGACATCCGAAGCCATTCAGAATGAAATTGCGGCCGAAGTTGCTGCCATTAAAGCAAAAGGAGGAAAGATACCTCATTTGGCTGCCGTACTTGTAGGTAACGATGGCGGCTCTGTTACCTATGTTACCAATAAAGTTGCTACCTGTGAGCGCATAGGTTTTGGCTCTTCACTTATTCGTTACGAAGACACAGTAACTGAAGAAGAACTCCTTAACAAAATCAAAGAGCTGAATGAGGATGAGGAGGTAGACGGGTTTATAGTACAGCTGCCCCTGCCAAAGCACATCGATACCGAAAAAGTGATCGAGGCAATTGACCCAAAGAAAGATGTTGATGGCTTCCACCCAACAAACGTAGGGCGTATGGTCGCTGGCTTGCCAGCTTACCTTCCGGCTACTCCTGCTGGTATTCTGCAATTGCTGCAGCGCTACGAAATCGATACCAAAGGCAAGCACTGCGTTGTTGTTGGACGCAGCAATATCGTAGGTACTCCTATGAGTATTTTGATGGCTAAGGGAGGTTACCCAGGCAATGCCACCGTTACGCTTTGCCACCGCAACACTGTTGATTTAGCTTATCATACCCGCCAAGCAGATATTATTATTGTTGCCGTTGGCCAGCCAGGCCTCATAACCGCTGACATGGTGAAAGAAGGAGCCGTGGTGATAGACGTTGGTACAACCCGCGTACCTGATGCTAGCCGCAAGTCAGGCTTCCGCTTGAGAGGTGACGTTGATTTTGATAATGTTGCAGAGAAGTGCAGCTACATAACGCCTGTACCAGGTGGTGTTGGACCACTCACCATTGCCATGCTGATGACAAATACCTTAAGAGCATCGAAAAAAGAAGTTTACGGGTAA
- a CDS encoding ATP-dependent DNA helicase yields MRPVEALRNNFPFEPTEDQAKLFAKLDEFILNKGEERQVFLLKGYAGTGKTTVVTSLVKILNSFGYKYVLLAPTGRAAKVMASYSGRAAFTIHKKIYRQTANPFSEGLSFTRQPNKSDNTVYIVDESSMISDESGFGENGLLQDLLQYVFDKKNNKLLLIGDTAQLPPVGQALSPSLDAEYLKQNFRCHVQQIELRQVMRQAEASGILMNATQLRDRMKQEKLDIKLFTKGWRDIYRMTGEKLEDGLRYAYDKFGIENTIVICRSNKNANLYNQHIRRRIFFAEDELGVGDYLMIVRNNYFWLPKDSDIGFMANGDFVEVTKIIRYEDMYGFRFADVRIRFVDYPDAQEEEVKIMLDTLYSDAPALPADQNKKLYEEVLQDYMDIKTKKERYKELKKNPYLNALQVKFAYALTCHKAQGGQWQAVFVDQGFLKEDMVNEEFARWLYTALTRSSEELYLLNFNEQLLVD; encoded by the coding sequence ATGCGCCCGGTAGAAGCCTTACGAAATAATTTTCCGTTTGAACCGACTGAAGACCAGGCGAAGCTTTTTGCTAAACTCGATGAGTTCATTCTGAATAAAGGGGAGGAGCGACAGGTGTTCCTGCTGAAAGGATATGCCGGTACTGGTAAAACGACAGTTGTTACCTCCTTGGTAAAAATACTCAACTCGTTTGGGTATAAGTATGTGTTGCTTGCCCCAACTGGGCGTGCAGCTAAGGTAATGGCCAGCTATAGTGGCCGCGCGGCTTTTACGATCCACAAGAAGATCTATCGACAGACGGCTAATCCTTTTTCAGAAGGACTTTCCTTTACCCGCCAACCAAACAAGTCTGATAACACTGTTTATATAGTGGATGAGTCCTCTATGATATCTGATGAAAGTGGCTTCGGAGAAAACGGTTTACTGCAGGACTTGCTGCAATATGTATTCGACAAGAAGAACAATAAACTACTACTGATTGGCGACACAGCACAGTTGCCGCCGGTAGGGCAGGCCTTGAGTCCATCTTTAGATGCAGAGTACCTGAAGCAGAACTTCCGCTGCCATGTGCAGCAAATTGAACTGCGCCAGGTAATGCGTCAGGCTGAGGCATCGGGCATACTCATGAATGCGACGCAACTGCGCGACCGCATGAAGCAGGAAAAGCTGGATATAAAGCTCTTTACCAAGGGCTGGCGTGACATCTACCGGATGACTGGCGAGAAACTGGAAGACGGGCTCCGCTATGCTTATGACAAGTTCGGTATCGAGAACACCATTGTTATCTGCCGATCAAATAAAAATGCTAATCTCTATAACCAGCACATCCGCCGCAGAATCTTCTTTGCAGAAGATGAGTTAGGTGTAGGCGATTACCTGATGATTGTGCGGAACAACTATTTTTGGCTGCCAAAGGACTCTGATATTGGCTTTATGGCCAATGGAGACTTTGTAGAGGTAACCAAAATTATCCGCTACGAAGACATGTATGGCTTCCGGTTTGCCGATGTTCGTATTCGTTTTGTAGATTACCCTGATGCGCAGGAGGAAGAGGTGAAAATAATGCTTGATACGCTTTACTCTGACGCTCCTGCCTTGCCAGCTGACCAGAACAAGAAGCTCTATGAGGAAGTGCTGCAGGATTATATGGATATCAAGACGAAAAAAGAGCGGTATAAAGAGCTGAAGAAAAACCCGTACCTTAATGCATTACAGGTTAAGTTTGCCTATGCCCTCACCTGCCATAAAGCGCAGGGTGGTCAGTGGCAGGCCGTTTTTGTGGATCAGGGCTTTCTGAAAGAGGATATGGTGAACGAAGAGTTTGCCCGATGGCTTTACACAGCCCTTACTCGCTCATCAGAAGAGCTGTATCTGCTGAACTTTAACGAACAATTATTAGTTGACTGA
- a CDS encoding DUF2750 domain-containing protein translates to MTQHASTIEQKYKAFIQHVVQTEEVWGLTKNDTWATSSSSEFEDTEVILFWSSRDGAAACADDEWSDYKPESISLVEFLENWCVGMYGDELLVGTDWDSDLTGKEAEPLVVALDVVTQLKAENKTLEFTQYDSQEEFEEQLIEALEAE, encoded by the coding sequence ATGACACAGCATGCGAGTACAATTGAGCAAAAATATAAAGCCTTTATCCAGCATGTTGTACAAACAGAAGAGGTGTGGGGCTTAACTAAGAATGACACATGGGCAACTTCCAGCTCCTCAGAATTTGAGGATACAGAAGTAATTTTGTTCTGGTCTTCTAGAGATGGTGCAGCAGCCTGTGCCGATGATGAGTGGTCTGACTACAAACCTGAGTCAATTTCCCTGGTTGAGTTCCTGGAGAACTGGTGCGTAGGCATGTATGGCGATGAGCTGCTTGTAGGTACCGATTGGGACAGTGACCTAACGGGAAAAGAAGCTGAACCGCTTGTAGTAGCTTTGGACGTGGTAACACAACTCAAAGCAGAAAACAAAACACTGGAGTTTACGCAGTACGATAGCCAGGAAGAGTTTGAAGAACAGCTGATTGAGGCCCTGGAGGCGGAGTAA
- a CDS encoding 7-carboxy-7-deazaguanine synthase QueE — MEETKTFKTASIHQVPKDGSLLPLMEAFYTIQGEGGNTGTAAYFIRLGGCDVGCHWCDVKESWDAEQHPLTPIEDIVETAAAYPGKAVVITGGEPLLYNLAPLTEQLQARGIKTFIESSGAYAVSGNWDWFCLSPKKFKQPDPSVYPFADELKVVIFNKSDFKWAEEHAAKVGESCSLYLQPEWSKAQEITPLIVEYVKNNPKWRVSLQTHKYMDIP; from the coding sequence TTGGAAGAGACAAAAACATTTAAGACCGCCTCTATACATCAGGTGCCGAAAGATGGCAGTCTGTTGCCACTAATGGAGGCTTTTTATACAATTCAGGGAGAAGGAGGTAACACTGGTACAGCTGCATACTTTATCCGTTTAGGAGGCTGTGACGTTGGTTGCCACTGGTGTGATGTAAAGGAAAGTTGGGATGCAGAACAGCACCCGCTTACACCTATAGAGGACATAGTGGAAACTGCAGCAGCATACCCTGGTAAGGCAGTTGTAATTACAGGTGGCGAGCCGTTGCTCTACAATTTGGCTCCTTTAACAGAGCAATTACAGGCACGGGGCATTAAAACGTTTATAGAGTCCTCAGGGGCATACGCTGTAAGCGGCAACTGGGACTGGTTCTGTCTTTCTCCTAAGAAATTTAAACAGCCTGACCCTTCTGTATATCCTTTTGCAGATGAGCTAAAAGTAGTTATCTTTAACAAGAGTGACTTTAAATGGGCTGAGGAGCATGCTGCCAAGGTAGGAGAGAGCTGTAGTCTTTACCTTCAGCCGGAGTGGAGCAAGGCCCAGGAAATAACGCCGCTCATTGTTGAGTACGTAAAAAACAATCCGAAATGGCGTGTCTCGCTGCAGACACACAAGTACATGGACATTCCGTAA
- the coaD gene encoding pantetheine-phosphate adenylyltransferase translates to MKRIALFPGSFDPFTNGHYDVVMRGAKLFDEVVVAIGNNSSKQRYIPIERMHQVMTRLFEDQPNIKVETFKGLTAEYAREIGAQFLLRGLRNTTDFEYENTIAQANRHVNHDLESVFLITSPHLAAISSSIIREIHRFGGNVDEFIPFRFSEIADSVG, encoded by the coding sequence ATGAAAAGAATTGCCCTTTTTCCTGGTTCCTTTGATCCTTTTACTAATGGTCATTATGATGTGGTAATGCGTGGAGCGAAGCTTTTTGACGAAGTTGTAGTGGCTATAGGTAATAACAGCAGCAAGCAGCGATACATCCCGATAGAGAGGATGCACCAAGTAATGACAAGGCTTTTCGAAGACCAGCCGAACATCAAAGTAGAGACTTTCAAAGGATTGACAGCTGAATACGCCCGTGAGATAGGTGCTCAGTTTTTGCTACGCGGATTGCGTAACACTACCGACTTTGAGTATGAAAACACTATTGCGCAGGCAAACCGTCATGTAAATCATGACCTGGAGAGTGTATTTCTGATTACTTCACCACACCTTGCCGCCATCAGCTCATCAATCATCAGAGAGATTCATCGCTTTGGCGGCAACGTGGACGAATTTATACCTTTCCGGTTTTCAGAGATTGCAGATAGTGTTGGATGA